The genome window TCTACATCTGTGATGTTACGCACATAGGTGACGTCGTAACCGCTGAAACGTAAATAACGGTTCATCACATCAAAAGCCACATAAGTACGGGCGTGGCCAACATGACAGAAATCATAAATAGTGATGCCGCAGACATACATAGAAACTTTGCCAGGCACTAAAGGCACAAAGGACTCTTTTTTACGGGTCAGGGTATTAAAAATCTGTAGCATGGGCTCCTCGGGAAATCATCAAAACGGCAATCACAAAGCGTAACAGTGTAACATCAGCAAAAGCCTTGAGCTATCCTCGCTTTGTCGCTTTGTTACATACCCAAGCGATACTGAACTAAGCATCTTGAAGTTACTTGGGTATAGACGACAGCTGCGGTACACTATCGCCGTTTTTAAGCCATAGGAGATGATCATGGTTAGCTTACATACCAATTTTGGTGTTATTAAACTGGCATTATTTGCCGACAAAGCCCCTGCAACAGTAGAAAACTTTCTGAACTACGTAAAAGAAGGTTTTTATGACAACACCATTTTTCACCGTGTGATCAATGGCTTTATGATCCAGGGCGGTGGTTTCACTCCTGAAATGGAACAAAAAGACCCGGGTAAACCAATCAAAAACGAAGCAAACAACAAAGTGGCTAACAAAGCCGGCACTGTAGCTATGGCCCGCACCAGCGATCCACATTCTGCGACCTGCCAGTTCTTTATTAACGTAGCCAATAACGACTTTTTAGATTTCAGCTCAGAAACTTCTCAGGGCTGGGGTTATTGTGTATTTGGTGAAGTGGTCGAAGGCATGGATGTGATCAACAAAATCAAAACTGTGTCTACAGGACGCAAGTTTGGCCATGCTGATGTACCAAACGATGCCGTGATCATCGAAAAAGCAGAAATCCATGGCTAAAGGCCACAGCCTTTTTATTGCCGATCTGCATTTAAGCGAACAACGCCCGGATATTACCGCGGCGTTTTTGCTTTTTTTACAGCAAAAGGCAGCCAATGCTGATGCGCTTTATATTCTGGGCGATTTGTTTGAAGTCTGGATTGGTGATGATAACCCCTCGCCTTTACTGACTGAAGTTGCTGGCGCTATCAAGGCCCTGTCCGCTAAATATGTGCCCGTCTATTTTTGCCATGGCAACCGCGACTTTTTGCTCGGTAAAAAATTTGCTAAGCGTTGTGGCATGCAGTTGCTTGCGCCTCTGACCGTAGTCGATTTATACGGCACTGCCACTTTACTGATGCACGGTGATTCGCTTTGCACCCTGGACATTGGTTATCAGAAGTTTCGTGCCTGGTGGGACCAAAAATGGTGGCAAAAGCTCATATTGTCGTTACCGCTATGGTACCGGCAACACCTCGCGCGTAAAGCCCGCAGGGTCAGTGCTATGGATAAAAAAGGCAAAACATCGGACATTATGGATGTCACGCCAGATGAAGTACCTAAAGTCATGGCTCAACATCAAGTGCAGCATTTAATTCATGGTCATACCCACAGGCCAGCAGTGCATCCATTGCAAGGTGCCGATGGCAGCGCAGCACAACGTTATGTGTTAGGTGACTGGTACAGCCAGAGTTCTTATCTGGATGTGTCAGCGGACGGCTGGCAACTACACTTCAACGCCCTGCCCCAGGCGTCATCATAAACAGCCTACTGAGATCTTTATGAGTTTTACCGAATTACTTCAGCCCATTCATCAGTTTTTACAGTGTGAAACCCCGGACAGCTGGATAGTCGAAGCGCAGAAACCAGAGCGGTTGGCGGTTTTATTACAGGACCACTTAATCTGTGAAT of Rheinheimera sp. MM224 contains these proteins:
- the lpxH gene encoding UDP-2,3-diacylglucosamine diphosphatase, with translation MAKGHSLFIADLHLSEQRPDITAAFLLFLQQKAANADALYILGDLFEVWIGDDNPSPLLTEVAGAIKALSAKYVPVYFCHGNRDFLLGKKFAKRCGMQLLAPLTVVDLYGTATLLMHGDSLCTLDIGYQKFRAWWDQKWWQKLILSLPLWYRQHLARKARRVSAMDKKGKTSDIMDVTPDEVPKVMAQHQVQHLIHGHTHRPAVHPLQGADGSAAQRYVLGDWYSQSSYLDVSADGWQLHFNALPQASS
- a CDS encoding peptidylprolyl isomerase gives rise to the protein MVSLHTNFGVIKLALFADKAPATVENFLNYVKEGFYDNTIFHRVINGFMIQGGGFTPEMEQKDPGKPIKNEANNKVANKAGTVAMARTSDPHSATCQFFINVANNDFLDFSSETSQGWGYCVFGEVVEGMDVINKIKTVSTGRKFGHADVPNDAVIIEKAEIHG